Proteins from a genomic interval of Chryseobacterium indologenes:
- a CDS encoding WG repeat-containing protein, with product MKKLLLTISLIPIISFAQQKEGLHYFKNKDSLVGVKDKAGKIIIPAQFKIFGYLKDGDPVEEETIFFDGTKEGEKLQKNSWGYVYDRKGNFLYTPFLYDNGPDYFSEGLRRFVKKGKIGFADRNGKTVIAPEHDFASSFNYGYAVFCDGCDWEKTDDEHKAMVGGTWGVMNTKGQKVQPLADPKENDVKIDGKYYPDPFQYNEKEKNILQFFEQHNKTISGIYYVNVYSKMSEKDKKLLFEIVERPKENFPYYQINTYNYEKSNLGSFDDLKFFVSEDGKNVYILNYERKMFPFESWLKEEIMQTEQYQKEHPDNPNKFIQ from the coding sequence ATGAAAAAACTACTATTAACCATTTCATTGATCCCCATTATTTCTTTTGCCCAGCAAAAAGAAGGATTGCATTATTTTAAAAACAAAGACTCTCTGGTTGGAGTAAAAGATAAAGCAGGTAAAATTATCATTCCTGCACAGTTTAAAATCTTCGGTTACCTTAAAGATGGTGATCCTGTAGAAGAAGAAACCATTTTTTTTGACGGAACTAAAGAAGGGGAAAAACTTCAGAAAAATAGCTGGGGATACGTATATGACAGAAAAGGAAACTTTCTGTATACCCCATTCTTATATGATAATGGCCCGGATTATTTCTCCGAAGGACTGAGAAGATTTGTTAAAAAAGGTAAAATAGGCTTTGCTGACCGGAATGGGAAAACAGTCATTGCCCCTGAACATGATTTTGCGAGCTCTTTCAATTATGGTTATGCCGTATTTTGTGACGGATGTGATTGGGAAAAAACAGATGATGAACATAAAGCAATGGTAGGTGGAACATGGGGAGTGATGAATACAAAAGGACAAAAAGTTCAGCCCCTTGCTGATCCAAAGGAAAACGATGTGAAGATTGACGGGAAATATTATCCTGATCCTTTTCAATATAACGAAAAAGAAAAAAATATCCTTCAGTTTTTTGAACAACACAATAAAACAATTTCAGGAATTTATTATGTAAATGTATATAGCAAAATGTCTGAAAAGGATAAAAAACTTCTTTTTGAAATTGTAGAAAGACCAAAAGAAAACTTTCCCTATTACCAGATCAATACATATAATTATGAAAAAAGTAATCTGGGATCGTTTGATGATTTAAAGTTCTTTGTATCAGAGGACGGAAAAAATGTTTATATTCTAAATTATGAACGTAAAATGTTTCCTTTTGAAAGCTGGCTGAAGGAAGAAATAATGCAAACAGAGCAATATCAAAAAGAACATCCCGATAATCCCAATAAATTTATTCAGTAA